GAACTGGGAGTTTCCCCGAACACGCTGAGATTATGGCGTAATCGTGCAGCTGGGATCGGAGGAGAAGGAAGGGATCGAGACCGGCGTGAGCCGGGGGAGATGCCTTCCGGAGCCTCCGATCCTGATGAAGCCTCGGAGCTAAAGCGTTTGCGCCGGGAGAACGAGCAACTGCGTCGTCAGCGCGACATCTTAAAAAAAG
The Puniceicoccus vermicola DNA segment above includes these coding regions:
- a CDS encoding transposase, which codes for MKRITDMPPTKPAYSREFREGAVDLLISSARPLKHVAEELGVSPNTLRLWRNRAAGIGGEGRDRDRREPGEMPSGASDPDEASELKRLRRENEQLRRQRDILKK